The window GTAACTTCATAACTATAATCTCTTGCGTTATCTTCATGGACAAAGATCAGAAACTCTATGAGTACATCCTGTTGAAAAAAGGGGATGCCAATATCTCCTTTACCGAGCTATGCCGCCTCTTGAGGCGTCTTGGGTTTGATGAAAGAATACGGGGTGATCATCATATTTTTACCCGGGAGGGCGTGGAGGAAATCTTAAACCTCCAGCCTAAAGGAGCGAAAGTAAAATCTTACCAAGTGCGGCAAGTAAGATATGTTATTTTGAGGTATGACCTTCAAGTTGGAGAACAATAATGGATAACAAATACGAAATGATCATCTACTGGAGTCAGGAGGACGAAGCCTTTTTGGTTGAGGTTCCGGAGCTTCCAGGGTGCATGGCTGATGGGCAATCCTATGAAGAAGCTGTGGCTAATGCTCAGGTGGTCATTGAAGAATGGATAGAAACAGCCCGGGAGCTTGGCCGACCTATCCCTGAGCCCAGGGGACGGCTCATGTATGCGTGATGTTTGTTGCTAATGGAGCTTTGGTTTGACTCTGCTTTCTGACCACGAATGGAAGATCAAATATACAGTGGAAGATGGTGACCTGCTCACCCGGTTTTACATCCCGGCCCTGGAGTGTGCTGTTCGCTATGACCGAACCACTGGGTATTTCACTGCCGGGGCCTTGGCTGCCGCTGCCCGGGGAGTGGAAGGGCTGATCCGCAACCAGGGGCGTATGCGGCTGATTGTGGGCTGTACCTTGGGCGAAGCAGAATTGCAGGCAATCAGCAAAGGAGTAGAGCTGCGCCAGGCCCTGGAGAACAAAATGGCCGGGATGCCCTTGCAGCCCAGGGATAAAGATACAATTAACGCCCTGGAGCTGTTAGCCTGGATGGTGGCTAAAGGCTATTTGGATGTGAAGGTGGCCGTTCCCTGTGACTCAAATCGCCGTCCAGTGGCCAGCGAAGCCATATTTCATGAAAAAGCAGGCATAATCGAGGACAAGACCGGAGACCGGTTGGCATTCAATGGCAGCATCAATGAGACAGAGCGAGGGTGGCGACAAAATTGGGATAGCTTCCACGTCTTTACCTCCTGGACCGGAACCTGCGGGCATGTTGATGCTGAAGAAAAAAGCTTTCAGAGCCTTTGGGCGGATAGGTCCAAACGGGCTTTGGTGGTCGACATACCCCAGGCCCTGCACGGTGAACTCTTCAAGTTCATGCCTGCCGAAGACGCCCTGCCCCAGCGGCTTGTGGCTGCTGATGATTTCCAAGAATACGGGCAAACTGAAAAAGAACCCGCCTCAGAACCAGAATCCATTGCTGATCCCAGGCGAATTGTCTGGCAATACATCCAATCCGCTCCTGCTTGGCCTGATGGTGGAGAGCGGACGGGTGAGGCCACCAGTGCAGTAACCCCTTGGCCGCACCAGATCAGAGCCTTTCAGCGCATGTACCATATCTGGCCGCCCAAGCTGCTCATTGCCGATGAAGTGGGCCTGGGCAAGACCATCCAGGCCGGTATGGTTCTGCGTCAGGGCTGGCTGGCAGGACAGGCCAAGCGGATTTTGGTTTTGGCCCCCAAGGCCGTACTCCGGCAGTGGCAGATTGAGCTGCGGGAAAAGTTTAATCTGAACTGGCCAATTTATGATGGCCGAACCCTGTCCTGGTTTCCTTCCCCGGCCATGTCCGATGACTGGCAACGGCCAGTGACCCGCAAAGACTGGCATAAAGAACCCTGTGTTTTGGCCTCCAGCCACCTTATGCGCCGTCAGGATCGGGCACAGGAGCTTTTGTACGAGGCACAGCCCTGGGATCTGATCGTAGTGGACGAGGCTCATCATGCCCGGCGCAAGGGCGGAGGAGTGGGTACAGACGATCGCCCCAACCAGCTCCTGCGGCTTATGCAGCGCCTCAAAGACCAAACTCAGGGTCTTATCCTGCTGACTGCCACTCCCA is drawn from Desulfovermiculus halophilus DSM 18834 and contains these coding sequences:
- a CDS encoding type II toxin-antitoxin system HicA family toxin, with amino-acid sequence MDKDQKLYEYILLKKGDANISFTELCRLLRRLGFDERIRGDHHIFTREGVEEILNLQPKGAKVKSYQVRQVRYVILRYDLQVGEQ
- a CDS encoding type II toxin-antitoxin system HicB family antitoxin, coding for MDNKYEMIIYWSQEDEAFLVEVPELPGCMADGQSYEEAVANAQVVIEEWIETARELGRPIPEPRGRLMYA